In the genome of Populus trichocarpa isolate Nisqually-1 chromosome 6, P.trichocarpa_v4.1, whole genome shotgun sequence, one region contains:
- the LOC7458458 gene encoding enhancer of mRNA-decapping protein 4, whose amino-acid sequence MASPGIPHQQGGGGVIGGGGGGFDMNKLLKPSSANPMSIMQPPNQQQQQGPSPNSNTITTENLTTSPSFPLPSSSPPYLTPSSSYPPPTGPYHPFHHPHYLSPYPPPPPPFQQLHNQFLTNTNIHHQNRPQPISSFAPPPPLSPSNSGGAVLMDILTNQNQQQPPLSSNLSGPFPSYASSAVSTATSAPPVPSAPPVSLASPTQQCCPPPVRMLSTKLPKGRHLNGNHVVYDIDVRLQGEVQPQLEVTPITKYVSDPGLVLGRQIAVNRNYICYGLKPGAIRILNINTALRSLLRGHNQKVTDMAFFAEDVHLLASACVDGCVFIRKINEGPDEEEKPQIFERILLALHIIADGELVHPRVCWHPHKQEILVVAIGNLILKIDTNKVGKGAGFSAEQPLACPVDKLIEGVQLVGKHDGEVIELSMCQWMTTRLASASTDGVVKIWEDCKAVPLAVFRPHDGNPVNSVAFLTAPDHPDHIVLITGGPLNQELKIWASASEEGWLLPSNAESWQCNQTLTLKSSVESNAEDAFFDQVVALPCAGLFLLANAKKNAIYAVHLEYGPYPAATRMDYIAEFTVTMPILSLTGTSDSLPNGEHIVQVYCVQTQAIQQYALNLSQCLPPPLENMELERTESNVSHAFDASNSDGSTIMESSHGSKPTYMSAGNIASIPPMTSNSSENAPAANHPESLCSSDVNSSLDIASSGGQTKATASHNNADNTNTVPPLLPMSPRLPRKLSGLQSLSNSTDTSLQLSDHAGDQSVPDYLVDRRIETVKENASDTSSGDNLSKGEKNVKQTDIAMVSETPIMFKHPTHLITPSEILSRAVSSENSQTTQGLNVTEAKIQDVLVNNDIESAEVELKVVGETGTDQNNDFDLPRESHTAVAEKKEKSFYSQASDLGIQMARDCCVEAYSVGPVQQVDEGSITEVLDRPPSDEDEKQDMTKDVPAKRGEPETSVEVPQPPAPTTKAKKPKGKSSQVSVQSSPSPSPFNSTDSSKEPGCSPCAQSSDAALPQILDMQDTLDQLMNMQKEMQKQMNTMISVLVSKEGKRLEASLGRSIEKVVRANTDALWVRFQEENTKLEKLERDRIQQLANLITNFINKDLPTALEKTLKKEIAAIGPAVARAITPILEKSISSSIMESFQKGVGEKAVNQLEKTVSSKLEVTVARQIQSQFQTSGKQALQDALRSTLEASIIPAFEMSCKAMFDQVDATFQKELSKHINDTQQQFNSMHSPLAIALRDAINSASSLTQTLSGELADGQRQLLAMAAAGANSEVGNPSAKLGNGPLPGLHEMPEAPLDPTKELSRLIAERKYEEAFTVALHRNDVTIVSWLCSQVDLQGILSMSPLPPLSQGVLLALLQQLACDISNETSRKLGWMTDVAAAINPVDPMIAVHVRPIFEQVYQIVINQRSLPSTSASEAPGIRLLLVVINSVLRSCK is encoded by the exons ATGGCTTCACCTGGTATTCCACATCAACAAGGAGGTGGGGGGGTaataggaggaggaggaggaggttttgatatgaataaaCTGCTTAAACCCTCTTCTGCAAATCCTATGAGTATAATGCAACCCCcaaaccaacaacaacaacagggtCCTTCTCCCAATAGTAACACTATCACCACCGAGAATCTCACTACCTCTCCTTCCTTCcctctcccttcctcttctccacCTTATCTAACTCCATCTTCTTCTTATCCACCTCCTACTGGCCCTTATCACCCTTTTCACCACCCTCACTATCTCTCCCCttaccctcctcctcctcctccttttcagCAACTTCACAATCAGTTCCTTACTAATACTAATATCCATCACCAAAATAGACCACAGCCCATCTCTTCTTTtgcacctcctcctcctctctcacCTAGTAATTCAGGTGGTGCTGTTTTGATGGACATCTTGACCAATCAAAACCAACAGCAGCCACCTCTCTCCAGTAATCTTAGTGGGCCTTTCCCTTCTTATGCTTCCTCCGCTGTATCCACCGCCACCAGTGCTCCTCCTGTCCCCTCTGCCCCTCCTGTTAGTTTAGCATCTCCGACGCAGCAATGCTGCCCTCCTCCAGTGAGGATGCTCAGCACCAAGCTCCCTAAGGGCCGGCATTTGAATGGAAACCATGTCGTGTATGATATTGATGTGAGATTGCAAGGTGAGGTGCAGCCTCAACTTGAAGTCACTCCCATCACTAAATATGTCTCCGATCCTGGCCTTGTTCTCGGCCGTCAGATTGCTGTTAATAGGAATTACATTTGCTATGGGCTCAAGCCTGGTGCTATTCGTATCCTCAATATTAATACTGCTTTGAGATCATTGCTTCGCGGTCATAACCAG AAAGTAACAGACATGGCTTTCTTCGCCGAGGATGTTCACCTTCTGGCCAG TGCATGTGTTGATGGATGTGTTTTCATACGGAAGATCAATGAGGGCCCAGATGAGGAAGAAAAACCTCAAATTTTTGAAAGGATACTTCTTGCCCTTCACATAATAGCAGATGGAGAACTGGTCCACCCACGAGTGTGCTGGCATCCACACAAACAA GAAATTTTGGTCGTTGCAATTGGAAACCTCATCCTGAAAATCGATACCAATAAAGTTGGAAAAGGCGCGGGATTTTCAGCTGAGCAACCTCTCGCTTGTCCTGTTGATAAGCTGATTGAAGGTGTCCAGCTTGTTGGTAAGCACGATGGCGAAGTCATTGAGTTGTCAATGTGTCAATGGATGACCACCCGTTTAGCTTCAGCTTCAACAGATGGCGTG GTCAAGATTTGGGAAGACTGTAAGGCAGTACCACTTGCAGTATTCAGACCACATGATGGTAATCCTGTAAATTCTGTGGCGTTCCTGACTGCCCCTGACCATCCTGATCACATTGTTCTTATCACTGGG GGCCCGCTGAATCAGGAACTGAAGATATGGGCCTCTGCAAGTGAGGAGGGCTGGTTGTTGCCTAGTAATGCTGAATCATGGCAGTGCAATCAGACTTTGACCTTGAAGAGTTCGGTTGAATCGAACGCTGAGGATGCATTCTTTGATCAAGTGGTAGCGCTGCCCTGTGCAGGCTTATTTCTGCTGGCAAATGCCAAGAAGAATGCCATATATGCTGTACACTTGGAATATGGGCCTTATCCTGCTGCAACCCGCATGGATTACATAGCTGAGTTTACAGTTACAATGCCTATTTTGAGTCTTACTGGAACTAGTGATAGTTTACCAAATGGAGAACATATTGTTCAGGTTTACTGTGTGCAAACACAAGCTATTCAACAATATGCGTTGAACTTGTCTCAATGCCTTCCACCACCTCTGGAGAACATGGAGTTGGAGAGAACAGAATCTAATGTTTCTCATGCTTTCGATGCTTCTAATTCTGATGGTTCCACTATTATGGAATCTTCTCATGGAAGTAAACCCACTTATATGTCTGCAGGTAACATCGCTTCCATACCACCAATGACTTCAAACAGTTCTGAAAATGCTCCTGCAGCAAATCATCCAGAAAGCTTATGTTCTTCTGATGTTAATAGCTCACTAGATATAGCTTCTTCTGGTGGGCAAACCAAGGCTACTGCATCACATAATAATGCTGACAATACCAACACTGTGCCACCCCTTCTACCGATGAGTCCAAGGTTGCCTCGAAAGTTGTCAGGTCTCCAGAGTCTGTCAAATAGCACAGATACTAGTTTGCAGCTCAGTGATCATGCTGGTGACCAGTCTGTTCCAGATTATTTGGTGGACCGCAGAATTGAAACTGTGAAGGAAAATGCAAGTGATACATCCTCTGGTGATAATTTGAGTAAGGGTGAGAAGAATGTCAAACAAACTGATATTGCAATGGTTTCTGAAACTCCAATAATGTTTAAACACCCAACCCATCTTATAACTCCATCGGAGATATTATCCAGGGCCGTTTCTTCTGAAAATTCCCAAACCACTCAGGGCCTGAATGTCACAGAGGCAAAGATTCAGGATGTGCTTGTGAACAATGATATTGAAAGTGCTGAAGTGGAGCTTAAAGTTGTTGGAGAGACAGGAACTGATCAAAATAATGACTTTGACTTGCCCAGAGAATCTCACACTGCTGTTgcagagaagaaagagaaatccTTCTACTCTCAGGCCTCAGATCTCGGCATTCAGATGGCAAGAGATTGTTGTGTGGAAGCATATAGTGTTGGGCCAGTCCAACAAGTTGATGAAGGTAGTATTACTGAGGTACTTGATAGACCTCCTAGTGATGAAGATGAGAAGCAAGATATGACTAAAGATGTGCCTGCAAAACGTGGTGAACCAGAAACTTCTGTGGAAGTTCCCCAGCCCCCAGCCCCTACAACtaaagcaaaaaaaccaaaagggaAAAGTTCGCAAGTATCCGTTCAATCTTCCCCTTCCCCGAGTCCATTCAACTCTACTGATTCATCCAAGGAACCAGGTTGCAGTCCCTGTGCCCAATCTAGTGATGCTGCTTTACCTCAGATATTGGACATGCAGGATACACTTGATCAG TTAATGAACATGCAGAAAGAAATGCAGAAGCAGATGAATACAATGATTTCTGTCCTGGTTTCCAAAGAAGGCAAAAGACTAGAGGCATCATTGGGCCGGAGTATTGAGAAAGTTGTTAGGGCTAACACAGATGCTCTATGGGTTCGTTTTCAAGAAGAAAACACTAAGCTTGAGAAATTAGAAAGGGACCGAATACAGCAGTTAGCAAATTTGATTACAAATTTTATAAACAAGGATTTGCCAACAGCTTTGGAGAAAACTTTAAAGAAGGAAATAGCTGCAATTGGACCTGCTGTTGCTCGTGCTATCACTCCCATTTTGGAGAAAAGCATATCATCATCTATTATGGAGTCATTCCAG AAAGGGGTGGGAGAGAAGGCAGTGAATCAGCTAGAGAAGACAGTTAGTTCAAAGCTTGAAGTTACAGTGGCCAGGCAAATCCAATCACAGTTTCAAACTTCTGGCAAGCAAGCTCTTCAG GATGCATTAAGGTCTACTCTAGAAGCCTCAATTATTCCTGCGTTTGAGATGTCCTGCAAAGCTATGTTTGATCAAGTTGATGCCACATTTCAGAAAGAGCTTAGTAAGCATATAAATGACACTCAGCAACAGTTCAATTCCATGCATTCTCCTTTGGCCATCGCTCTGAGG GATGCTATCAATTCAGCATCATCACTCACTCAAACCTTAAGTGGAGAGCTGGCTGATGGCCAACGACAGCTCTTAGCTATGGCAGCTGCAGGTGCAAACTCAGAAGTAGGAAATCCATCAGCAAAGTTGGGCAATGGACCATTGCCTGGTTTGCATGAGATG CCCGAGGCACCTTTGGATCCAACAAAAGAATTATCAAGGTTAATAGCTGAGCGGAAGTATGAGGAAGCATTCACTGTAGCTCTGCACAGAAATGATGTCACAATAGTTTCCTGGTTATGTTCTCAG GTTGATCTACAAGGGATATTGTCCATGTCACCGCTACCACCTCTAAGCCAAGGAGTTCTGCTGGCCCTTCTACAGCAATTGGCATGTGATATTAGTAACGAAACCTCTAGAAAGTTGGGATGGATGACAGATGTGGCTGCTGCTATAAACCCTGTGGATCCAATGATTGCAGTGCATGTAAGACCAATCTTTGAACAGGTCTACCAGATAGTTATCAATCAAAGGAGTCTACCTAGTACATCTGCTTCAGAAGCCCCAGGCATACGCCTTCTTCTGGTTGTCATAAATTCTGTGCTAAGGAGCTGTAAATGA
- the LOC7489186 gene encoding ras-related protein RABB1c has translation MSYAYLFKYIIIGDTGVGKSCLLLQFTDKRFQPVHDLTIGVEFGARMITIDNKPIKLQIWDTAGQESFRSITRSYYRGAAGALLVYDITRRETFNHLASWLEDARQHANANMTIMLIGNKCDLAHRRAVSTEEGEQFAKEHGLIFMEASAKTAQNVEEAFIKTAATIYKKIQDGVFDVSNESYGIKVGYGGIPGPSGGRDGGSAQAGGCCS, from the exons ATGTCATACGCCTATCTGTTCAAGTACATAATCATCGGCGATACAGGAGTAGGGAAATCGTGCCTATTGCTTCAATTCACTGACAAGAGATTCCAGCCCGTCCATGACCTCACCATTGGTGTTGAGTTTGGAGCTCGTATGATCACCATCGACAACAAGCCTATCAAGCTTCAAATTTGGGACACC gcGGGTCAAGAATCGTTTAGATCTATCACCAGGTCTTATTACAGAGGTGCTGCTGGTGCTTTGCTTGTCTATGATATTACCAG GAGGGAAACTTTTAACCACTTGGCTAGCTGGCTTGAGGATGCAAGGCAGCATGCTAACGCAAACATGACCATTATGCTCATTGGTAATAAGTGTGATCTTGCTCATAGAAGGGCCGTCAGCACCGAAGAAGGTGAACAGTTTGCAAAGGAACATGGCTTGATCTTCATGGAGGCCTCTGCAAAAACTGCTCAGAATGTCGAGGAG GCTTTTATCAAAACAGCTGCAACAATATATAAGAAGATTCAGGATGGAGTTTTTGATGTATCAAATGAG TCTTATGGGATAAAAGTTGGGTATGGAGGAATTCCGGGGCCATCAGGAGGCAGGGATGGCGGTTCTGCTCAAGCTGGAGGCTGTTGCAGTTGA
- the LOC112327846 gene encoding uncharacterized protein LOC112327846, giving the protein MAGDEDQKLLEQNKSSNSFKTSEPWENSNHPFFLHHSDQPSVVLVSQSLMEDNYTTWVQSMSMALTIKNKKGFVDGTLKRPTHNPDEQQQWDRCDILVKTWLLGVISKDISGSVIHCKDTRGIWLELKERFSQTNTVSLFYIENAIHDCEQSTNSVTSFFTKLKSLWDEKDALCAFPPCNCEAATVVKVFMETQKTMKFLMGLNES; this is encoded by the coding sequence ATGGCTGGTGACGAAGACCAAAAGCTTCTTGAACAGAACAAGAGCTCAAACTCTTTCAAGACCTCAGAACCATGGGAGAACTCCAATCATCCATTTTTTCTCCATCACTCAGATCAACCAAGCGTTGTCCTCGTTTCACAATCGCTGATGGAAGACAATTACACAACATGGGTACAGTCAATGAGCATGGCACTtactataaaaaacaagaagggaTTTGTAGATGGAACTCTCAAGAGACCGACTCATAATCCTGATGAGCAACAACAATGGGACCGCTGTGACATTCTTGTGAAAACCTGGCTGCTGGGAGTAATATCGAAAGATATCTCAGGCAGTGTCATTCATTGCAAGGACACAAGAGGTATATGGCTAGAACTGAAAGAGAGATTTTCTCAAACTAACACTGTTTCATTGTTCTATATAGAAAATGCCATTCATGATTGTGAACAAAGTACAAACTCAGTCACGTCTTTTTTCACGAAACTCAAAAGCCTGTGGGATGAGAAGGATGCCCTCTGTGCGTTCCCCCCTTGCAATTGTGAGGCAGCTACCGTGGTTAAGGTTTTCATGGAGACACAAAAGACCATGAAGTTCTTGATGGGGCTTAATGAAAGCTAA
- the LOC7489187 gene encoding subtilisin-like protease SBT5.4, producing MRFPRVSILLLLIILFSLFQSPAFAIKKSYVVYLGSHAHGPQISKVDLDAVADSHQEFLASYLGSREKARDAIIYSYDRHINGFAAMLEEEEAAEIARHPNVVSVFLNQGRKLHTTHSWDFMLLEKDGVVDPSSLWKRARFGEDSIIANLDTGVWPESLSFSEEGIGPVPSKWKGTCENDTAVGVPCNRKLIGARYFNRGYIAYAGGLTSSDNSARDKDGHGTHTLSTAGGNFVPGANVFGLGNGTAKGGSPKARVASYKVCWPPVNGSECFDADIMKAFDMAIHDGVDVLSVSLGGEPTDYFNDGLAIGAFHAVKNGISVVCSAGNSGPMDGTVTNNAPWIITVGASTLDREFETFVELRNGKRLQGTSLSSPLPEKKFYPLITGEQAKAANASAADALLCKPKSLDHEKAKGKVVVCLRGETGRMDKGYQAALVGAAGMILCNDKASGNEIIADPHVLPAAQITYTDGLAVFAYINSTDHALGYISAPTAKLGTKPAPSIAAFSSRGPNTVTPEILKPDITAPGVNIIAAFSEAISPTDFDFDKRKSPFITESGTSMSCPHVAGAVGLLKTLHPDWSPAAIRSAIMTTARTRANTMTPMVDGRDGLEATPFSYGSGHIRPNRAQDPGLVYDLSINDYLDFLCASGYNSTMIEPFSDGPYKCPESTSIFDFNNPSITIRQLRNSMSVIRKVKNVGLTGTYAAHVREPYGILVSVEPSILTFENKGDEKSFKVTFEAKWDGVTEDHEFGTLTWTDGRHYVRSPIVVAFGGDY from the exons ATGCGGTTCCCAAGGGTTTCAATCCTTCTGCTGCTCATCATTCTTTTCTCCTTGTTCCAGTCCCCTGCTTTTGCAATCAAAAAG TCTTATGTAGTATACTTGGGATCGCATGCACATGGTCCTCAAATTTCTAAGGTTGATCTTGATGCAGTAGCCGATTCTCATCAAGAGTTTCTTGCATCATATTTGGGAAG TAGGGAGAAGGCAAGAGATGCGATTATTTACTCGTATGACAGGCATATCAATGGCTTTGCTGCCATGCTTGAGGAGGAAGAGGCAGCTGAAATTGCAc GGCATCCAAACGTCGTGTCGGTTTTCTTGAACCAGGGAAGAAAACTACACACAACACATTCATGGGATTTTATGTTATTGGAAAAGGATGGTGTTGTCGATCCCTCTTCTTTGTGGAAGAGAGCTAGATTTGGTGAAGATTCAATCATAGCCAACCTTGACACCG GTGTTTGGCCTGAGTCGCTTAGCTTTAGCGAGGAAGGAATTGGGCCCGTACCATCAAAATGGAAAGGAACATGTGAGAATGATACTGCGGTTGGAGTCCCTTGCAATCG GAAGCTTATAGGAGCTAGGTACTTCAACAGAGGTTATATTGCATATGCAGGAGGCCTCACGTCCTCTGATAATTCCGCTCGTGACAAAGATGGTCATGGAACTCATACCTTGTCAACCGCAGGCGGTAACTTTGTTCCAGGAGCAAATGTTTTTGGCTTAGGAAATGGAACTGCTAAAGGTGGTTCCCCTAAAGCTAGAGTGGCTTCCTACAAGGTGTGCTGGCCACCGGTCAATGGCAGTGAATGCTTCGATGCAGATATCATGAAAGCCTTTGACATGGCCATACATGATGGGGTCGATGTGCTTTCGGTGTCACTTGGTGGCGAACCTACTGATTACTTCAATGATGGCCTTGCTATTGGAGCATTCCATGCCGTCAAAAATGGTATTTCTGTCGTTTGCTCCGCGGGAAATTCTGGACCAATGGATGGGACGGTCACTAATAATGCACCTTGGATTATAACTGTTGGAGCAAGTACCTTGGATAGAGAGTTTGAAACTTTTGTAGAGTTACGTAACGGAAAGCGCCTCCAG GGCACAAGCCTTTCAAGTCCTTTGCCTGAGAAGAAATTCTATCCCCTCATCACCGGGGAACAAGCCAAGGCTGCCAATGCATCTGCAGCAGACGC CTTGTTGTGTAAGCCTAAATCACTGGATCATGAGAAAGCCAAGGGTAAAGTTGTGGTTTGTCTTAGAGGAGAAACTGGTAGAATGGATAAGGGCTATCAAGCTGCTTTAGTTGGTGCAGCAGGGATGATTCTTTGCAATGACAAGGCAAGTGGCAACGAAATCATAGCAGATCCTCATGTTCTCCCAGCAGCACAAATTACCTACACAGATGGTCTTGCTGTATTTGCCTACATTAATTCCACCGA CCATGCTCTAGGATATATTTCCGCACCAACAGCAAAGTTAGGGACAAAACCTGCTCCATCCATAGCTGCATTCTCCTCTAGAGGGCCAAATACTGTCACGCCAGAGATATTGAAG CCTGATATAACTGCACCAGGAGTGAACATTATAGCAGCCTTTAGTGAAGCAATCAGCCCTACTGATTTTGACTTTGATAAGCGCAAGTCTCCTTTCATCACCGAATCTGGCACATCTATGTCTTGTCCACATGTTGCAGGTGCGGTCGGACTTCTTAAAACTCTCCATCCTGATTGGAGTCCAGCTGCAATCAGATCTGCAATCATGACAACCG CAAGAACGAGAGCCAACACTATGACACCAATGGTTGATGGGAGAGATGGTTTGGAGGCAACACCATTTAGTTATGGTTCTGGACATATAAGACCAAACCGCGCTCAGGATCCAGGCTTGGTCTATGACTTGAGCATCAATGATTACTTGGACTTCCTGTGCGCTAGCGGATACAACTCTACCATGATAGAACCCTTCTCTGATGGTCCCTATAAATGTCCCGAGTCAACTAGTATTTTTGATTTCAACAATCCTTCAATAACTATACGCCAGCTACGTAACTCAATGAGTGTGATCAGAAAAGTGAAGAATGTAGGCCTAACAGGAACTTATGCAGCCCACGTTCGAGAACCATATGGGATTTTAGTTTCTGTGGAGCCCAGTATCTTGACATTTGAGAACAAGGGTGATGAGAAGAGTTTTAAGGTTACTTTTGAGGCTAAGTGGGATGGCGTAACTGAAGACCATGAATTTGGAACCCTAACATGGACGGATGGTAGACATTATGTTAGGAGTCCTATTGTAGTTGCTTTTGGAGGTGATTATTAG